The segment CCaaagtattaaaatatattttaccaaTTTATAGAAATCAAAATAGATGTGTTATTTAGTCAAGCTACTTTTGTGTTTTCACTTTTATGATCAGTTCCCAACTATTAATATAAAGAACTCTGCCAACAGCagttttttcctaaattcttACACTTTAAACCACCTGATTTTTAGCTTTATCAAAATGCACAATTTACTGTACATTAAACAGTAATTTCAATGTTTAATTTCACAAAAATCAACACCCACAAGAACAAGACAAAACAGCCTCAAGACAAATTCATAGATAATATTTACAGAACACAATAGGAATATTTTGATGTATATTTTACGCTGCAACATTTCAGATAAAATTATAGGAACCACAAAAAACTTTTAGACTTCATTTTGGTTCCAGCATACAAGCCCAAAACTGACTCTCTGCTGTGAAACACAACACACGCCTAGTGAAAAAAAGAGCTATGGCATGATTTTATTCAGCTGGTCTGTGCTCACGTAGCCACAAGATACGTTGAATTCCTTGTCTGGCACCGGCAGCGCGGTGGCATTGAGCACAAGGCCTTGTGGAGACTGAACGATGTGGATGGACGTATAGTCTGCCACAGGCATCTCTGAacttgggggtgctgctgtTGAAGCTCCAAGATTGGCAACAGTAGTGGTAAGGCTTTCTGTGGTGAAGTAACCATCTTCATTATAGCCTTGTTCCTGAACACGTGGCTCATTCTCTTCGTGGGAAGTCACAGCAATGCATTTTTTCACATCTGCCTCACAGAAATAGGTGTTGTCCATGGTGAAGTTTTGTTCTATGCAGCCTTCACGCTGTGCTCTTCCCAGCTTGGATTTCTGCCCTGGTGAAAGTACAACCCTGCCTGCTGGAGTAATATCACTCACTTGAGCGTAAAAGTCAGTACTTGCTAGTGAATTCTGGTTACTCATCTGGGTATGGACTGACGGACGGGGTGACTCAATGCTCTCTCCAAAAGGTGCCCACAGGTGGCTGTTTTCAGACTGAGTACTCCTATGCTGGCGTTGCAGGTCTGTGTTGGCAAGGCTTGGAAGTGACTCATCATTATCTTGCCTGTCAAGGCACAAGAGatcctcttctttttcagtAGCCTTTTTGAATTGATCACTGTCAGATGTGGCATCACACGTGTCGCTTGCGCTGAAGTCTGTCTCTGGAATATCTGGTTCACAACAACTGGCCCGTCCAGAATCATCATCCTTCACTCCCAAGGAGCTGTGAGATTTCAGATGATCTTCACTCAGGAGCCTGTCAGTGTCTGAGGCTCTGTTCTTTTCATCAGGGTCTTCGATGTCCAACTCAATAAACTCAACCCACAAGTCATCAATGTAGAGCTGTGTCTTGCAGTTGTCATGGCAGGCTAAGATGGAATTCACTTCATCTAGCTTTCCTTTCTACaaggcaaataaaaaagaattttataaaGAAAGTAATAGAAATGCTTGTCCTTTTTATAATGTTGACTTATGTAAAGGTGACTGTAGTTATGTAATAATTGCAAAGggattaaaaattattttatgcaaaCTAATTCAATGGCAACTCTCCAGATGTTAGAATTTTCTTCTACAATATTTTTCTGCCTGGGACAACAGTTGTCATCTTCTACTACTACAAAGATTCTCACTGTAGATTTTAGAGTTCAGTATTACCTTCAAAAGATCTGGGTCAATCCCTTTAATCTTTGGAACTggcacaggaggaaaaataagcatttttaacctgaaaaaaaaaaggcttttaattGACAGTGGTCTTTTTTGAGGAAGTTAGAAAGAAGACAGGCTTACATTGCATTCATATTTAATTACTTCAAAACttaaatgtttgaaaataaaatttcaaatactctaaggaaaagaatattttctctcattGCTAATTAAGAAACAAGTTCTCTGCAAGTTTCCTTTTGGAAATCACTTAAATTTATGTGAGAATCCAATTTGGAGTCTGGTCTTTGACAATTCAATGCTGTATAGAAAGAGAGTAAATTCCTAGAGGTCTGTAAATACATTCCCTTTATACACACTTTCAATGCAACCTGATATAAACCTCAGTATGTGGTGGcctttccaaattttttttcagggataCAGTAGCCTTGCATATGCCCAATAAATTTAAATAGGGGAACAGAAAACGGGAATTGGTGGAAAGAGTGAATTACTTTAGAActgataaataaaactgaaaaacatctgCAAAAATTTAGGCTAGTATTTTGCCGTCTCTATGACAGTTCTGCTTCTTGAATTATTAGTGCAACAAATAATACGTAATTAAGGCAGGGGGTTGCCCTTGTGGAGAAAG is part of the Camarhynchus parvulus chromosome Z, STF_HiC, whole genome shotgun sequence genome and harbors:
- the GHR gene encoding growth hormone receptor, with amino-acid sequence MDLWHLLFTLALICANDSLSAGDDLLQWPQISKCRSPEMETFSCFWTAGNLYNLTVPRILQLLYKKSNEEDWKECPDYITSGQNSCYFNASYTSVWTPYCVQLASKNEVYDKKCFSVDEIVLPDPPVHLNWTLLNTSETGIHGDIQVRWDPPPTADVRKGWITLEYELQYKEVNETKWKELKPRLSTMVPLYSLKTARDYEIRIRSRQRTSEKFGEFSEILYVSFSQIGIGCDHCTEEVEFPWFLVVVFGVCGLAVTVISIMLSKQPRLKMLIFPPVPVPKIKGIDPDLLKKGKLDEVNSILACHDNCKTQLYIDDLWVEFIELDIEDPDEKNRASDTDRLLSEDHLKSHSSLGVKDDDSGRASCCEPDIPETDFSASDTCDATSDSDQFKKATEKEEDLLCLDRQDNDESLPSLANTDLQRQHRSTQSENSHLWAPFGESIESPRPSVHTQMSNQNSLASTDFYAQVSDITPAGRVVLSPGQKSKLGRAQREGCIEQNFTMDNTYFCEADVKKCIAVTSHEENEPRVQEQGYNEDGYFTTESLTTTVANLGASTAAPPSSEMPVADYTSIHIVQSPQGLVLNATALPVPDKEFNVSCGYVSTDQLNKIMP